The Dyella caseinilytica genome has a window encoding:
- a CDS encoding AMP nucleosidase, with protein sequence MKTKHEIVTNWLPRYTGVPLEEFGPHILLTNFGHYVDLFAEWHGVEVQGRDRPMPSATADGITMINFGMGSPNAATMMDLLGAIQPRAALFLGKCGGVKKKNKLGDLILPIAAIRGEGTSNDYLPPEVPALPAFQLQRGVSTMIRDLGHDYWTGTVYTTNRRVWEHDDTFKEYLRRTRCMAVDMETATIFAAGFANHIPCGALLLVSDQPMIPEGVKTELSDRSVTSQFVEAHIRIGIEALKLVRRSGRSVKHLRFEEDPEE encoded by the coding sequence ATGAAGACCAAACATGAGATCGTCACCAATTGGTTGCCGCGTTACACCGGTGTGCCGCTGGAGGAGTTCGGCCCGCATATTTTGCTGACCAACTTCGGTCACTATGTCGACCTGTTCGCCGAATGGCATGGAGTGGAGGTGCAAGGGCGCGATCGTCCGATGCCCAGCGCCACGGCAGATGGCATCACCATGATCAACTTCGGCATGGGCAGCCCCAATGCCGCCACCATGATGGATCTGCTGGGCGCGATCCAGCCCCGCGCTGCGCTGTTCCTGGGCAAGTGCGGTGGTGTGAAGAAAAAGAACAAGCTCGGCGATCTGATCCTGCCGATCGCCGCGATCCGCGGCGAGGGCACCAGCAACGACTATCTTCCGCCGGAGGTGCCGGCACTGCCTGCCTTCCAACTGCAGCGCGGCGTCTCCACCATGATCCGCGACCTCGGCCACGACTACTGGACCGGTACGGTCTACACCACCAACCGACGCGTGTGGGAGCACGACGATACCTTCAAGGAGTACCTGCGTCGCACCCGATGCATGGCGGTGGATATGGAAACGGCCACCATCTTCGCCGCGGGCTTTGCCAACCACATTCCGTGTGGCGCGCTGCTGCTGGTGTCCGATCAGCCGATGATCCCAGAAGGGGTGAAGACCGAATTGAGCGATCGGAGCGTCACCTCCCAGTTTGTCGAAGCCCATATCCGTATCGGCATCGAGGCCCTGAAGCTGGTTCGTCGCAGTGGGCGAAGTGTTAAACATTTGCGATTTGAGGAAGATCCCGAGGAGTGA
- a CDS encoding DegV family protein, translating into MRMGLAIDASCDLPQDFLQQHNIAVMPIAVRVDDATFKDNRDPAEIERFLNLKLGSRSHSAETEPCSVEDVQKLFLEKLVLENDCVFCLTITATRSPIYDHVVKASFAVLKNYRQVREPAGITGPFLMRVLDTRSLFVGSAPCVVEAVRLMQANETPAAIRERLAYIAENSYGYMLPRDLYYLRARAKKKGDRSVGLFSAVLGSTLDIKPLLRGYRGDTSPVGKVRGWEHGCETLFQYAADRVRAGLLVPVMCTSYGGDLDELPKLPGYAKLAQACEECGVTLMQAPMSITGMVNVGEGAVTIGFAAEEHSVEF; encoded by the coding sequence ATGCGAATGGGTTTGGCTATCGATGCGTCCTGCGATCTGCCGCAGGATTTTCTGCAACAACACAACATCGCTGTCATGCCTATCGCTGTGCGGGTCGACGATGCGACCTTCAAGGACAACCGCGATCCGGCCGAAATCGAGCGCTTCCTCAACTTGAAGCTGGGCAGCCGCAGCCATTCCGCGGAAACCGAGCCTTGCTCGGTGGAGGATGTGCAGAAGCTATTCCTGGAAAAGCTGGTGCTGGAAAACGACTGTGTGTTCTGTCTCACCATCACCGCCACACGCAGTCCCATTTACGATCATGTGGTGAAAGCCAGCTTCGCCGTGCTCAAGAACTACCGGCAGGTGCGCGAACCGGCCGGCATCACCGGACCCTTCCTGATGCGTGTACTCGATACGCGCTCCTTGTTTGTCGGCTCCGCTCCTTGCGTGGTGGAAGCCGTGCGCCTCATGCAGGCCAACGAAACACCCGCCGCAATCCGCGAGCGCCTGGCCTACATCGCCGAGAACTCCTACGGCTACATGCTGCCGCGCGACCTCTATTACCTGCGTGCACGCGCCAAGAAGAAGGGCGACCGCAGCGTCGGCCTGTTCAGCGCCGTACTCGGCTCAACACTCGATATCAAACCGCTGCTGCGCGGTTACCGTGGCGACACCAGTCCGGTCGGTAAAGTGCGCGGTTGGGAACACGGCTGCGAAACCCTGTTCCAGTACGCAGCCGATCGTGTACGCGCAGGCCTGCTGGTGCCTGTGATGTGCACGTCCTACGGCGGCGATCTGGACGAGCTACCCAAACTGCCCGGCTACGCCAAGCTTGCGCAGGCCTGCGAAGAGTGCGGCGTAACGCTGATGCAGGCGCCGATGAGCATTACCGGGATGGTCAATGTCGGAGAAGGGGCTGTCACGATCGGCTTTGCAGCGGAAGAGCATTCCGTCGAGTTTTGA
- a CDS encoding DUF4124 domain-containing protein, with protein sequence MDRLGALVLFLVVLLLLGLRLSASAEADTTMVYKCSSAQGQVIFQGTPCARGQQQQTMQLENGGPATSPLPAPDNAPSPTVATTPPPPALPRTPPSLMYRCINAVNGNSYFSNNGNPPPYYAPLAVTGIIPTPLGQTYAPPGHGAPTAATIASHYVQVQDSCQAMTPEDTCSQLRSDYDENERKLSRAFKSDQPPLLQRESELLAQLSHC encoded by the coding sequence ATGGATCGCCTTGGTGCGCTTGTCTTGTTCCTTGTCGTGTTGCTGTTGCTGGGGCTGCGCCTGTCGGCATCGGCCGAGGCTGATACCACGATGGTCTACAAATGCAGTTCGGCGCAGGGGCAGGTGATCTTCCAAGGCACACCCTGCGCGCGCGGTCAGCAACAACAGACCATGCAGCTTGAGAATGGCGGACCGGCCACTTCGCCACTACCGGCCCCGGACAACGCGCCCTCCCCGACGGTCGCGACAACGCCCCCGCCACCCGCCCTGCCGCGTACACCACCCTCGTTGATGTATCGCTGCATCAACGCGGTCAATGGGAACAGTTACTTCAGCAACAACGGCAATCCTCCGCCTTACTACGCGCCGCTTGCAGTGACCGGCATCATCCCCACCCCGCTCGGGCAAACCTACGCGCCGCCTGGCCACGGTGCGCCGACTGCCGCGACGATCGCCAGCCATTACGTGCAGGTGCAGGACAGCTGCCAAGCCATGACACCGGAAGACACCTGCTCGCAGTTGCGCAGCGACTACGACGAAAACGAACGCAAACTGTCGCGCGCCTTCAAGAGCGACCAACCGCCGCTGCTCCAACGCGAAAGTGAATTGCTCGCCCAGCTAAGCCATTGCTGA
- a CDS encoding SDR family oxidoreductase: MNSRIDAWQLQEHTALITGASKGIGYAAARELAGLGAHLLLVARDDDYLEQVCVELADDFPGIDVLSFAADVSEPEDRMAVFDWIADLGVPLSILVNNAGGNTPKATLDYEPDEYREIFELNLFSAYEMCRLAHPYLAQHANAAIVNVGSVSGVTHVRTGSPYGMTKAALHQLTRNLAAEWAVDGIRVNAVAPWYIRTQRSEPALADTDYLDEVLDRTPLRRIGEPEEVAAAIAFLCLPAASYITGQLLAVDGGFLNYGF, encoded by the coding sequence ATGAACAGCCGCATCGACGCCTGGCAATTGCAGGAACATACCGCTTTGATCACCGGTGCCAGCAAGGGCATCGGGTATGCCGCAGCGCGCGAGCTGGCGGGGTTGGGCGCCCACCTGTTGCTGGTAGCGCGTGACGACGATTATCTCGAGCAGGTCTGCGTGGAACTTGCCGACGATTTTCCGGGCATCGACGTGCTGTCCTTTGCGGCGGATGTGAGCGAGCCTGAGGATCGCATGGCGGTCTTCGATTGGATCGCTGATTTGGGAGTGCCGTTGTCGATCCTGGTCAACAATGCTGGCGGCAATACGCCGAAAGCGACGCTGGATTACGAGCCTGACGAATATCGCGAAATTTTCGAGCTGAATCTTTTTTCCGCCTATGAAATGTGTCGTCTGGCGCATCCGTATCTGGCGCAGCATGCGAATGCGGCCATCGTCAATGTGGGTTCGGTATCGGGCGTGACACACGTGCGCACCGGTTCGCCGTATGGCATGACCAAGGCAGCGCTGCATCAGCTCACCCGCAACTTGGCGGCGGAGTGGGCAGTCGACGGCATCCGTGTCAATGCGGTGGCGCCGTGGTACATCCGCACGCAACGCTCCGAACCGGCGTTGGCCGATACGGATTATCTGGATGAAGTGCTCGATCGCACGCCGCTGCGGCGCATCGGCGAGCCGGAAGAAGTCGCCGCTGCCATTGCCTTCTTGTGTCTGCCTGCAGCCAGCTACATCACGGGTCAGTTGTTGGCGGTGGACGGCGGCTTTCTGAATTACGGGTTTTGA
- a CDS encoding ABC transporter ATP-binding protein has protein sequence MSPDSTHITDTSTPLLEIHEASVLRGERLILDQLSLRLAIGQHTAILGANGSGKSTLIRLISRQLYPLARGDSTPVIRVFGRDRWSVSELRSLIGIVSPAMQLDYTSDTPLEVFDAVVSGFFAARGLGLNHQVTPDMRERALEALAHMEATPLIGREMASLSTGEARRVLIARALVYRPRALLLDEPCAGLDPASRRRFLESLRQLARHGTTLLLVTHHVEEILPEIDHVLLLREGKLLHEGSKADVLTDAGLSDAFGMRIRVGRQGEYYSADVV, from the coding sequence ATGAGTCCCGATAGCACCCATATCACCGACACCTCCACTCCCCTGCTGGAGATCCACGAAGCCAGCGTCCTGCGTGGAGAGCGGCTGATTCTCGATCAACTCAGCCTCCGCCTTGCGATCGGCCAACATACCGCGATCCTTGGCGCGAATGGCTCAGGCAAATCGACCTTGATCCGGCTTATTTCGCGCCAGCTCTATCCCCTGGCGCGTGGCGACAGCACGCCGGTGATCCGTGTGTTTGGCCGTGATCGCTGGAGCGTCAGCGAATTGCGCAGCCTGATTGGCATCGTTTCGCCCGCAATGCAACTGGATTACACCAGCGACACGCCACTGGAAGTGTTCGATGCCGTTGTCTCCGGTTTCTTTGCAGCGCGCGGCCTTGGTCTCAATCACCAAGTCACACCGGATATGCGCGAACGTGCGCTTGAAGCGCTCGCGCACATGGAGGCCACGCCACTGATCGGCCGCGAGATGGCCAGCCTTTCCACCGGCGAAGCACGGCGTGTGCTCATTGCGCGTGCACTGGTTTATCGCCCACGCGCCTTGCTGCTGGACGAGCCTTGTGCCGGACTCGATCCGGCCAGCCGCCGACGCTTCCTGGAAAGCCTGCGCCAGCTTGCCCGACACGGCACCACGCTATTGCTCGTGACACATCACGTGGAAGAGATCCTGCCGGAGATCGATCACGTGTTGCTGCTGCGTGAGGGCAAGCTGTTACACGAAGGCAGCAAGGCGGATGTGCTGACCGATGCCGGTCTCAGCGATGCGTTCGGCATGCGCATACGAGTGGGACGGCAAGGCGAGTACTACAGCGCTGATGTGGTGTGA
- the sppA gene encoding signal peptide peptidase SppA — MTTPPPMRQSPQPNGFWTFLRVFGRGLNIVRLVLINLVFFGFLFLFMLLILGIGAAKRSSDIQDSSVLVLKPEGRLVEQYSINPMQRAISKLSGDEPKEVQLRDLTGAIDAAAKDPRITRIVLNPDQLQSSGFAALTEVGAALDRFRASGKPVVAWASSLDQYQYLLAAHADRILLDPQGGLLITGLANYRLFYKDLLDKLGVDVHLFRVGQFKSAAEPFILDHASPESKEADSYWMGGLWDGYINTIAKLRKLDPNVVRADINELPDRIASTQGDLAKLALDEHLIDGLATRDELIETLRSQGVPAGKDGHGIRGVNLDRYAANIPSRNKLTGSGVTVVVAEGEITSGEQPAGSIGGESTAALIRSAREDKRTKALVLRVNSPGGEVYAAEEIRREVEQTRKAGIPVIVSMGDVAASGGYWISMNADKIYAEPNTITGSIGIFGMYYTIPNTLAKLGINSDGVGTSPLAGAFDISRPLDPKIAGVIQSVINKGYHDFVGGVAQARGKDYAAIDAIAQGRVWTGDQAMQRGLVDQLGGFDAAVSEAADLAHLGKDYAVRYQEKPLGAFERFVVSLNQSAMVSSLQSYGVKLPSWVAQLPMLAPELQMLRTSQAGQPNVYSYCFCSAH; from the coding sequence ATGACGACACCACCGCCCATGCGCCAGTCACCGCAACCGAACGGATTCTGGACCTTTCTGCGCGTGTTCGGGCGCGGGCTCAACATCGTCAGACTGGTCCTGATCAACCTGGTGTTCTTCGGGTTCCTCTTCCTGTTTATGCTGTTGATTCTGGGTATCGGTGCCGCCAAGCGCAGCAGTGATATTCAGGACAGCAGTGTGCTGGTGCTCAAGCCGGAAGGGCGGCTGGTCGAGCAGTACAGCATCAATCCGATGCAGCGCGCGATATCCAAACTTTCCGGCGACGAGCCGAAGGAAGTGCAGCTGCGTGATTTGACCGGCGCCATCGATGCGGCGGCGAAAGACCCACGCATCACGCGCATCGTGCTCAATCCAGACCAACTGCAGAGCAGTGGCTTTGCCGCACTGACCGAAGTGGGCGCGGCGCTGGACCGGTTCCGTGCCTCGGGCAAGCCGGTGGTGGCATGGGCATCCAGCCTGGATCAGTACCAATACCTGCTTGCCGCGCATGCAGATCGCATCCTGCTCGATCCGCAGGGTGGCTTGCTTATCACTGGCTTGGCGAACTATCGCCTGTTCTACAAGGATCTGCTCGACAAGTTGGGTGTGGATGTTCACCTGTTCCGCGTCGGCCAGTTCAAGAGTGCGGCGGAGCCTTTCATCCTGGATCACGCTTCGCCGGAATCCAAGGAAGCGGACAGCTACTGGATGGGTGGCTTGTGGGATGGCTACATCAATACCATCGCCAAACTGCGCAAGTTGGATCCGAATGTGGTGCGCGCGGATATCAACGAACTGCCGGACCGCATTGCTTCCACTCAGGGTGATCTGGCCAAGCTCGCGCTTGATGAGCATCTGATCGACGGTCTTGCTACGCGCGATGAATTGATCGAAACCTTGCGTTCGCAAGGCGTACCCGCTGGCAAGGATGGCCACGGCATCCGCGGCGTGAATCTGGATCGCTACGCCGCCAATATACCCAGCCGCAACAAGCTCACAGGTTCGGGTGTCACCGTGGTGGTGGCGGAAGGCGAGATTACCTCGGGCGAACAGCCAGCCGGTTCGATCGGCGGCGAATCCACTGCGGCATTGATTCGCAGCGCGCGTGAAGACAAGCGTACCAAGGCACTGGTGCTGCGCGTGAACTCGCCAGGTGGCGAAGTGTATGCCGCCGAAGAAATCCGCCGCGAAGTGGAACAGACGCGCAAGGCTGGCATTCCGGTGATTGTGTCGATGGGAGATGTGGCAGCCAGCGGCGGTTACTGGATCTCGATGAATGCCGACAAGATCTATGCCGAGCCCAACACCATTACCGGCTCGATCGGCATCTTCGGCATGTATTACACCATTCCCAACACGCTGGCCAAGCTAGGCATCAACAGCGATGGCGTGGGTACGTCACCGCTGGCGGGAGCGTTCGATATCAGCCGTCCGCTTGATCCGAAGATCGCCGGGGTGATTCAGTCGGTGATCAACAAGGGCTATCACGATTTCGTGGGCGGCGTAGCGCAGGCGCGCGGCAAGGATTACGCCGCGATCGATGCCATTGCGCAGGGACGGGTGTGGACCGGCGATCAGGCTATGCAGCGAGGCCTGGTGGATCAGCTCGGCGGCTTTGATGCGGCCGTTTCCGAAGCCGCGGATCTTGCGCATCTGGGCAAGGATTACGCCGTGCGTTATCAGGAAAAGCCGCTGGGTGCTTTCGAGCGCTTTGTCGTCAGCCTCAATCAGAGCGCGATGGTGTCGTCGCTGCAGAGCTATGGCGTGAAACTGCCGAGCTGGGTGGCGCAATTGCCCATGCTCGCGCCGGAGCTGCAGATGCTGCGCACGTCACAGGCGGGGCAGCCGAATGTGTATTCGTATTGTTTCTGCTCAGCGCACTGA
- a CDS encoding MATE family efflux transporter: MPPFHLDRARVSREIGATVRLALPLIFAQLAAVGSNVIDAVLAGHVSAHVLGAVAVGASIWSLAIVLGIGMMMSVPPSISQLDGAGRRHEAGLVFHQAIWLALGMGVVLWFAVRHAEPLIKLIGVSPGLYTDVGEFLRAISWGAPALTCYFALRGLSEGLSMTRPSMYFSFGGLVLLVPLGYIFMFGKLGLPPQGARGCGIATATVLWLEMLAFTLYILCHRNYRGLGLFQHFEWPNLQRIGALMHIGLPMAITLLAEGGLFVAAALLIGTMGEDMVASHQVALNVAALFFMIPLGLAMAITVRVGNAVGRGDPSGVRYAGFCGIGLTLVTQLFSAGLMLGFPHAIASLYTHDKTVIALASQLLLLAGLFQFSDGIQVASNGALRGLKDTRVPMAITLFAYWMVGMPVGWWLAFHLDLGARGIWMGLIAGLSVAAVLLFARFWISSRRHLAGTFGPVASATADATIPS, encoded by the coding sequence GATCGATGCTGTTTTGGCCGGTCACGTAAGTGCGCACGTACTCGGCGCGGTGGCGGTAGGCGCCAGCATCTGGTCGCTGGCGATTGTGCTGGGCATCGGCATGATGATGTCGGTGCCGCCATCCATTTCGCAGCTTGATGGCGCCGGTCGCCGGCACGAAGCCGGGCTGGTGTTCCATCAGGCGATCTGGCTGGCGCTGGGAATGGGTGTGGTGCTGTGGTTTGCGGTGCGCCATGCCGAACCGCTGATCAAGCTGATCGGCGTATCGCCCGGGCTTTATACGGATGTGGGTGAGTTCCTTCGCGCGATCAGTTGGGGTGCGCCCGCGCTCACCTGTTATTTCGCCTTGCGTGGATTGTCGGAAGGTCTGTCGATGACCCGGCCGTCGATGTACTTCAGCTTTGGTGGCCTGGTGCTGCTGGTGCCGCTGGGTTACATCTTCATGTTCGGCAAGCTGGGCCTGCCACCGCAAGGTGCGCGTGGCTGCGGTATCGCGACGGCCACGGTGCTGTGGCTCGAGATGCTGGCGTTTACCCTTTACATCCTGTGCCATCGCAATTATCGCGGGCTTGGATTGTTCCAGCATTTTGAATGGCCGAATTTGCAGCGCATCGGCGCGCTGATGCATATCGGCTTGCCAATGGCGATCACCCTGCTGGCAGAGGGCGGCCTGTTTGTGGCTGCCGCACTTCTGATCGGCACGATGGGCGAAGATATGGTGGCCAGCCATCAGGTGGCGCTCAATGTGGCAGCGTTGTTCTTTATGATTCCGCTGGGCCTGGCGATGGCCATTACGGTGCGGGTCGGCAATGCAGTGGGGCGGGGCGACCCTTCCGGGGTGCGTTACGCCGGGTTCTGCGGCATTGGCCTGACCCTGGTGACCCAGTTGTTTTCAGCGGGGCTGATGCTGGGCTTCCCACACGCGATCGCGTCGCTTTACACCCACGACAAGACGGTGATTGCCCTGGCTTCGCAACTGCTGTTGCTGGCCGGGCTGTTCCAGTTTTCCGACGGCATCCAGGTGGCTTCCAACGGTGCCCTGCGCGGTCTGAAGGATACCCGTGTGCCGATGGCGATCACGCTGTTTGCCTACTGGATGGTGGGCATGCCGGTGGGCTGGTGGCTGGCCTTCCATCTGGACCTGGGGGCGCGCGGCATCTGGATGGGCCTGATTGCAGGTCTGAGCGTGGCCGCGGTGTTGCTGTTCGCACGCTTCTGGATCAGTTCGCGCCGTCACCTGGCCGGGACGTTTGGCCCTGTTGCATCGGCCACCGCGGATGCCACGATTCCCTCATGA